A single region of the Roseivivax sp. THAF197b genome encodes:
- the pbpC gene encoding penicillin-binding protein 1C has translation MRALLVLALALWSLAFAHDRAEDWIAATTLPPLIPEVGVEIRDRDDRLLRAFTMGDGRWRLATSLDAVDPDFIAMLIAYEDRRFHQHRGVDPLALLRAAGQAMRHGGIVSGGSTLTMQVSRLLEDSGTGAWRGKLRQMRVALALERQLSKDDILSLYLHLAPYGGNIEGLRAASLSWLGKEPRRLTPAEAALLVALPQAPEARRPDRHAETARTARDRVLARMERAGLLSRKAADSARRDAAPTARHAMPSLAPHLTTPLATGPTRQRLSLDAGLQARLERHVARYMAGRDPSLSSALIAADHHTGEILGYVGAPGYAAGPGRHYVDMARAIRSPGSTLKPLIYGLAFDRGLAHPETLLSDRPVRFGTYAPQNFDGLYRGDVTAREALQLSLNIPVLHLTEAMGPAHLMAALRASGLQPALGSEPGLATALGGLGLSLRDLTQLYAMFAAGGTARPLTIAPDDTAPGPRILSPRAAWQVGHILSDIPPPQASGTPGAVAYKTGTSYGHRDAWALGFDGKYVVGVWIGRADGTPVPGAFGGDTAAPLLFEALGHLRGTAVPLPPPPADTLLVSNAELPRPLQRFADRGRPTPKLVIAFPPDGAVLEGADALPVKLTGAVPPYTLLLNGAPVATRLRTPQTILKAAPQGYSVLSVIDAAGQAARASILVQD, from the coding sequence ATGCGCGCGCTTCTCGTCCTCGCATTGGCGCTGTGGTCACTGGCCTTTGCCCACGACCGGGCGGAGGACTGGATCGCGGCAACGACGCTGCCGCCGCTGATCCCGGAGGTCGGCGTCGAGATCCGGGACCGTGATGACAGGCTCCTGCGCGCCTTCACCATGGGCGACGGACGTTGGCGGTTGGCAACATCGCTGGATGCGGTCGATCCGGACTTCATCGCGATGCTCATCGCCTATGAGGATCGCCGCTTCCACCAGCATCGCGGCGTCGATCCCCTTGCCCTTCTGCGCGCAGCAGGCCAGGCGATGCGGCATGGGGGCATCGTCTCGGGCGGCTCCACGTTGACGATGCAGGTGTCGCGGCTTCTGGAAGACAGCGGCACTGGCGCATGGCGGGGAAAACTGCGGCAGATGCGCGTGGCCCTCGCGCTGGAGCGGCAATTGTCCAAGGACGACATCCTGAGCCTTTACCTGCACCTCGCCCCTTATGGCGGAAATATCGAAGGCCTGCGCGCGGCGTCACTGTCCTGGCTCGGAAAGGAGCCGCGCCGCCTGACCCCGGCCGAGGCGGCCCTTCTGGTAGCACTTCCTCAAGCCCCCGAAGCCCGCCGCCCCGACAGACATGCCGAGACCGCCCGGACGGCGCGGGATCGGGTGCTGGCGCGGATGGAACGCGCGGGCCTCCTGTCGCGGAAAGCCGCGGATTCCGCCCGCCGCGATGCCGCCCCGACCGCGCGCCATGCGATGCCGTCTCTTGCGCCACACCTGACCACCCCGCTGGCAACTGGCCCCACACGCCAGCGCCTCAGCCTCGACGCGGGGCTTCAGGCCCGTCTGGAACGGCATGTCGCGCGCTACATGGCCGGGCGCGATCCGTCTCTTTCGTCCGCCCTGATCGCCGCCGATCACCACACGGGCGAGATACTGGGATATGTCGGCGCGCCGGGCTATGCCGCCGGACCCGGTCGGCACTACGTCGACATGGCGCGCGCGATCCGCTCGCCCGGCTCCACGCTCAAGCCGCTGATCTACGGGCTGGCCTTCGACCGGGGACTGGCCCATCCCGAGACGCTTCTGTCGGACCGCCCCGTGCGCTTCGGCACCTATGCACCGCAGAATTTCGACGGGCTTTATCGCGGTGATGTCACCGCGCGCGAGGCACTGCAGCTGTCGCTGAATATCCCCGTCCTGCATCTGACGGAGGCGATGGGCCCGGCCCATCTGATGGCCGCGCTGCGCGCTTCCGGTCTGCAGCCCGCGCTCGGATCGGAGCCGGGGCTTGCCACGGCGCTTGGCGGTCTGGGCCTCAGCCTGCGCGATCTGACCCAGCTTTACGCGATGTTCGCCGCCGGTGGGACGGCGCGACCGCTGACCATCGCGCCGGACGACACAGCACCGGGCCCGCGCATCCTGTCCCCGCGCGCGGCCTGGCAGGTGGGGCACATCCTGTCGGACATCCCGCCGCCCCAGGCCTCCGGCACACCGGGTGCGGTCGCTTACAAGACCGGAACCTCTTACGGGCACCGGGATGCCTGGGCGCTTGGCTTTGACGGCAAATACGTGGTCGGCGTCTGGATCGGGCGCGCGGACGGCACGCCGGTGCCGGGGGCGTTCGGCGGCGACACCGCAGCACCGCTTCTGTTCGAGGCGCTGGGTCATCTGCGCGGCACGGCGGTGCCTCTGCCGCCACCGCCTGCCGATACGCTGCTCGTGTCCAATGCCGAGCTGCCGCGCCCGTTGCAGCGCTTCGCGGATCGCGGTCGACCGACGCCGAAACTCGTCATCGCCTTCCCGCCGGATGGCGCGGTGCTGGAGGGGGCGGACGCCCTTCCGGTGAAGCTGACCGGCGCGGTCCCGCCCTACACGCTTCTGTTGAACGGCGCGCCCGTGGCCACTCGGCTCAGGACGCCGCAGACGATCCTCAAAGCCGCGCCACAGGGATATTCCGTGCTGTCGGTGATCGACGCCGCCGGCCAGGCCGCGCGGGCGTCGATCCTCGTTCAGGACTAG
- a CDS encoding acetyl-CoA C-acyltransferase family protein: MDKDIVILSGARTAIGTFGGSLAGTPPIDLGAAASKAALERAGLEGGDVGQVFFGHVINTEPRDMYLSRVAAMQAGVPDTVPAMNVNRLCGSGAQAIVSGVQALGMGDCDVTLVGGAECMSRSPYIVPDQRWGSKMGDIRTLDMMLGALNCPFGTGHMGVTAENVSDEHDISREAQDAFAMESQERAARAIAEGRFKEQITPVEVRVKRDTVAFETDEHPKQTSLEKLGGLKPVFKKDGSVTAGNASGINDGAAALILATAEAAQSKGAKPLARVLGYAHAGVRPEVMGIGPVPAVEALMARTGLSAGDFDVIESNEAFAAQALAVNKGLGLDPAKVNPNGGAIALGHPVGATGAILTVKALYELERVGGKIGLITMCIGGGQGIAIAIERL; the protein is encoded by the coding sequence ATGGACAAGGACATCGTCATTCTGTCGGGCGCGCGCACGGCCATCGGCACCTTCGGGGGCAGCCTTGCCGGAACGCCGCCAATCGACCTCGGCGCCGCCGCGTCGAAAGCCGCGCTGGAGCGCGCAGGCCTTGAGGGCGGCGATGTGGGCCAGGTCTTCTTCGGCCATGTCATCAATACCGAACCGCGCGACATGTATCTCAGCCGCGTCGCCGCGATGCAGGCGGGCGTGCCGGACACCGTGCCCGCGATGAACGTCAACCGGCTCTGCGGCTCGGGCGCGCAGGCCATCGTGTCGGGCGTGCAGGCGCTGGGCATGGGCGATTGCGACGTAACTCTGGTGGGCGGCGCGGAATGCATGTCGCGCTCGCCCTACATCGTGCCGGACCAGCGCTGGGGCTCGAAGATGGGCGACATCCGCACGCTCGACATGATGCTGGGCGCGCTCAACTGCCCCTTCGGCACCGGCCATATGGGCGTCACCGCCGAAAATGTCTCGGACGAGCATGACATCTCTCGCGAGGCGCAGGATGCCTTCGCCATGGAGAGCCAGGAACGCGCGGCCCGCGCCATCGCCGAGGGTCGGTTCAAGGAACAGATCACGCCGGTCGAGGTGCGCGTGAAGCGCGACACGGTGGCGTTCGAAACCGATGAGCATCCCAAGCAGACCTCGCTGGAAAAGCTGGGCGGGCTGAAGCCGGTCTTCAAGAAGGACGGCAGCGTCACCGCGGGCAATGCCTCGGGCATCAATGATGGTGCTGCGGCACTGATCCTCGCTACGGCGGAGGCCGCCCAGTCGAAGGGCGCGAAGCCTCTGGCCCGCGTGCTGGGCTATGCTCATGCGGGCGTCCGCCCCGAGGTGATGGGCATCGGCCCGGTCCCGGCGGTCGAGGCGCTCATGGCGCGGACCGGCCTTTCGGCGGGTGATTTCGACGTGATCGAATCGAACGAGGCCTTCGCGGCGCAGGCACTGGCGGTGAACAAGGGCCTCGGCCTCGATCCCGCGAAGGTGAACCCCAATGGCGGCGCCATCGCGCTTGGCCATCCGGTGGGTGCGACGGGTGCCATTCTGACCGTGAAGGCGCTTTACGAGCTGGAGCGCGTGGGCGGCAAGATCGGCCTGATCACCATGTGCATCGGTGGCGGGCAGGGCATCGCCATCGCGATCGAGCGGCTCTGA
- a CDS encoding TRAP transporter small permease: protein MLALIDRLARLMALIDRLARLMALIGGVVLVALVILTCASVLGRGLNTLGHSAFLTGFAPGLAEALIAAGVGPITGDFELVEAGVAFAIFAFLPICQLYSAHATVDVFTQMMPSRANRFLRTFWEVVLTLTIFLITWRLFQGMQDKMRYGETTFLLQFPIWWAYALSLAGAVVASVVAAYCAGARVAGLITGGRYMPEEQRADH, encoded by the coding sequence ATGCTCGCGCTGATCGACCGTCTGGCCCGCCTCATGGCGCTGATCGACCGTCTGGCCCGCCTCATGGCGCTGATCGGCGGTGTCGTGCTCGTGGCGCTGGTCATCCTGACCTGCGCCTCGGTGCTGGGACGGGGTCTCAACACGCTGGGGCATTCGGCCTTTCTGACAGGCTTTGCGCCAGGTCTCGCCGAGGCGCTGATCGCGGCAGGCGTGGGGCCGATCACGGGCGATTTCGAACTCGTTGAGGCCGGTGTCGCCTTCGCCATCTTTGCCTTCCTGCCGATCTGTCAGCTCTATTCCGCCCATGCCACGGTCGATGTCTTCACCCAGATGATGCCCAGCCGGGCGAACCGCTTTCTGCGGACGTTCTGGGAGGTCGTGCTGACGCTGACGATCTTCCTCATCACCTGGCGGCTGTTTCAGGGCATGCAGGACAAGATGCGCTACGGCGAGACGACCTTCCTGCTGCAATTCCCGATCTGGTGGGCCTATGCGCTGAGCCTCGCGGGTGCCGTCGTGGCCTCTGTCGTTGCGGCCTATTGCGCGGGCGCACGGGTGGCGGGGCTGATCACCGGTGGCCGCTATATGCCCGAGGAACAGAGGGCCGACCATTGA
- a CDS encoding alpha-2-macroglobulin family protein: MRAVFVAGLAALLSLPIGASADLPERRSVVTNDIDYPGRDLQPLFETTLEACERVCLNDPDCGAFTFNARAGACFSKTGAGEAVPFDGAISGRVINATNADIARADARAGDLDFLTEAELDAAEAQARGLGLRYRGGQWSVDALLRAAEDAEARGNLQAATDWIATAVAQDDSAILWLSLAHRARLAANEAGRNRAANRTTARQAAINAYLRAGPDGLRATILQTLAHALEDTGDGRLAISALRLAEGLSPNTEITASLDEMIGKYGFRITETRVESDSAEPRICAVFSEPLRQAGQDYAAYVQLPDPRLAVTPGERDLCVSGLSHGERYRLVFRAGLPAASGETLIRDVPVTQYVRDRAPSARFPGRAYVLPRTDAAGLPVETVNTAHLDLTLRRVSEAALLRVVQQDLFARPLSAWDEEELAATLSETVWEGRVDIDTSLNAEVTTRIPMEGPLTDRAPGIYALAARVPDADPYDDPTAMQWFVVSDIGLTTLWGSDGLTVIARGLSDALPLEGLDLSLMATSMRELGKVVTNAEGVARFPAGLTRGSGAAAPALLVAEMAGDMTFLSLDGPAFDLSDRGVAGREAPGPMDVFLTTERGAYRAGETVHMTALMRDAKAAAISDVPLTAILTRPDGVEHARQVSTQDRAGGHVLAFPLSEAVPRGTWQLAVHADPDAPALASRALLVEDFVPERVDMDLSLPDGAIDPIAPPSLSVQVDYLFGAPGADLPLEGEVRLSGQRSLDVLPGYLFGRHDAESATRTESLPGNLRTDAGGAAELPLPLPESDLTDRPLEATAILRVLDGAARPVERRIARPVRPAGPVIGIRALTDSTIPEGTEARFRVQGFSPDLSPAPMSAEWTLNRVETRYQWYALYGNWNWEPITTRSRVSGGTITLGSDPVEITAPLDWGRYELVVERTDGTYTASSVTVDAGWYAPAGAAETPDMLELSLDRESYGPGDTAQLRLIPRRAGRVLVSVLTERVIALSAHEVPEGTSVIALPVTEEWGTGAYVTAELLSPLDEAEGRNPTRALGLAHASVAPGARQLDVSIDAVAEAMPRGPLDVTVRVPNAGAGAAHVTLAAVDQGILNLTGFETPDPAGHYFGQKRLGVEIRDLYGRLIDGQTGALGRIRSGGDAMGRMEAQSPPPTEALLAFFEGPLSLDEAGEARVTLDLPTFNGEVRLMALAWTDTAVGAAEAEVLVRDPVVLQAALPRFLAPGDAARLSLDLTHATGPAGDITLAVTAPGLEIDTSALPAAVTLSEGATRRVSLPLSAGAPGDHEITVTMTTPDGTRLVKTLALGVRRNDPVTSETRRITLGAGESFILDDALFAGYTGQPELLVSAGAFARFDVPGLLRGLDRYPYGCTEQVTSQAMPLLSLGPVADSLDMVPPEGLNAKIGAAIETILARQAPNGAFGLWRAGSGDGFLDAYVTDFLSRARSAGHDVPERAFESALDNLSNRIAYAPDFDRGGTDIAYALYVLAQEGRASMGDLRYYADEKGDALATPTAQAQLGAALAAYGDQPRADRLFSLAAARIAAVATPERGGRRDDYGSTLRDTAAFVTLARGAGSTALDLDALTNRLATPGRPLSTQESAWTLAAAEALVADPVASGLFADGAPVEGPYLRRRAPGLPAQVLTTERATLLTLTTLGVPEVAPPAGGYGYALERAYYRLDGTPLTGQVAQGDRLVAVLTIRPAEETPARLIVDDPLPAGFEIDNPALLRAGDIAALDWLQTAETESAEFRTDRFIAAMDWQGAEPFRLAYMVRAVSPGDFHHPAALVEDMYRPEYRAVTATGRMSVAE, encoded by the coding sequence ATGCGGGCCGTTTTCGTCGCGGGGCTTGCCGCCCTTCTGAGCCTCCCCATCGGTGCATCGGCCGACCTGCCCGAGCGCCGCAGCGTCGTCACCAACGACATCGATTATCCCGGACGCGATCTGCAGCCGCTCTTCGAGACCACGCTGGAGGCCTGCGAACGGGTCTGCCTGAACGATCCCGATTGCGGCGCCTTCACCTTCAACGCCCGCGCGGGCGCCTGTTTTTCCAAGACCGGTGCAGGCGAAGCGGTGCCCTTCGACGGGGCCATTTCGGGGCGGGTGATCAACGCAACCAACGCCGATATTGCCCGCGCCGACGCACGCGCCGGCGATCTGGACTTTCTGACCGAGGCGGAGCTTGATGCGGCGGAGGCGCAGGCGCGCGGCCTTGGCCTGCGCTATCGCGGCGGACAATGGAGCGTCGATGCGCTCCTGCGTGCGGCGGAAGATGCAGAGGCGCGGGGCAATCTGCAGGCCGCGACCGATTGGATTGCGACAGCCGTCGCCCAGGACGACAGCGCGATCCTCTGGCTCAGCCTTGCTCACCGCGCGCGACTAGCCGCGAACGAGGCAGGGCGGAACCGGGCGGCAAATCGCACGACCGCGCGGCAGGCGGCGATCAACGCCTATCTGCGCGCAGGGCCCGACGGGCTGCGCGCCACCATCCTTCAGACCTTGGCGCATGCGCTGGAAGATACCGGCGATGGCCGGCTCGCGATCTCGGCCTTGCGTCTGGCCGAAGGTCTTTCGCCCAATACCGAGATCACCGCCAGCCTCGACGAGATGATCGGGAAGTACGGCTTCCGCATCACTGAAACCCGGGTTGAAAGCGATAGCGCGGAGCCGCGCATCTGCGCCGTATTCTCAGAGCCCTTGCGCCAGGCGGGGCAGGATTACGCGGCCTATGTACAGCTCCCCGATCCCCGCCTCGCGGTCACTCCGGGCGAACGCGATCTCTGCGTTTCGGGCCTCAGCCATGGCGAGCGATATCGCCTGGTCTTTCGCGCGGGCCTTCCCGCCGCGTCGGGCGAGACGCTGATCCGGGATGTTCCCGTCACGCAATACGTGCGCGACCGGGCGCCTTCTGCACGGTTCCCGGGCCGCGCCTACGTGTTGCCGCGGACCGATGCGGCGGGCCTGCCGGTCGAGACGGTCAACACCGCGCATCTCGATCTGACGCTGCGCCGGGTCAGCGAAGCCGCGCTTCTGCGGGTCGTTCAGCAGGATCTGTTTGCGCGCCCGCTCTCGGCCTGGGACGAGGAGGAGCTGGCCGCGACTCTGTCGGAGACCGTCTGGGAAGGGCGCGTTGACATCGACACAAGCCTGAATGCCGAGGTCACCACGCGCATCCCGATGGAGGGGCCACTGACCGATCGCGCCCCCGGCATCTACGCGCTTGCCGCCCGTGTGCCGGATGCGGACCCCTATGACGATCCGACCGCGATGCAGTGGTTCGTCGTCTCCGATATCGGTCTCACCACGCTTTGGGGGTCGGACGGGCTGACCGTGATCGCACGAGGCTTGTCGGATGCGCTTCCCCTCGAAGGGCTCGACCTGTCGCTGATGGCGACCTCCATGCGCGAGCTGGGCAAGGTGGTGACCAACGCCGAAGGTGTCGCGCGCTTCCCCGCCGGTCTGACCCGCGGCAGCGGCGCCGCGGCACCCGCCTTGCTGGTCGCGGAGATGGCGGGCGACATGACCTTCCTGTCGCTCGACGGTCCGGCCTTCGATCTGTCGGATCGCGGCGTTGCGGGACGCGAAGCGCCGGGGCCGATGGATGTCTTCCTCACCACGGAGCGCGGCGCGTACCGCGCGGGCGAGACCGTGCACATGACGGCGCTCATGCGGGACGCGAAAGCGGCGGCGATCTCCGATGTGCCGCTGACCGCCATCCTGACCCGGCCCGACGGGGTGGAGCATGCGCGGCAGGTCTCCACCCAGGATCGCGCGGGCGGGCATGTTCTGGCCTTTCCGCTGTCTGAGGCTGTGCCGCGCGGAACATGGCAGCTTGCAGTTCACGCCGATCCCGACGCCCCCGCGCTGGCCTCCCGGGCCCTGTTGGTCGAGGATTTCGTGCCCGAGCGCGTGGATATGGACCTGTCGCTGCCGGACGGCGCCATCGACCCAATAGCGCCGCCGAGCCTCTCCGTGCAGGTGGATTACCTCTTCGGGGCACCGGGGGCGGATCTGCCGCTTGAAGGCGAGGTCCGGCTGAGCGGGCAGCGCAGCCTCGACGTCCTGCCCGGCTATCTTTTCGGCCGCCATGACGCGGAAAGCGCCACGCGGACCGAAAGCCTGCCCGGCAATCTGCGCACCGATGCTGGCGGGGCCGCGGAACTGCCCCTTCCCCTGCCCGAGAGCGATCTGACCGACCGGCCCCTGGAGGCGACGGCGATCCTGCGCGTCCTCGACGGTGCCGCCCGCCCGGTGGAGCGGCGCATCGCTCGGCCCGTCAGACCGGCAGGCCCGGTGATCGGCATCCGCGCGCTGACCGACAGCACCATTCCCGAAGGCACAGAGGCGCGGTTCCGCGTGCAGGGCTTCAGCCCCGATCTGTCCCCGGCGCCCATGAGCGCCGAATGGACCCTGAACCGGGTCGAGACGCGCTACCAATGGTACGCGCTTTACGGCAATTGGAACTGGGAGCCGATCACGACCCGCAGCCGCGTCTCGGGGGGCACGATCACGCTGGGCAGCGATCCTGTGGAAATCACCGCACCGCTCGATTGGGGGCGCTACGAGCTGGTGGTGGAGCGGACGGACGGCACCTATACCGCCTCCTCCGTCACGGTCGATGCAGGCTGGTACGCGCCTGCCGGTGCGGCGGAGACGCCCGACATGCTGGAGCTGTCCCTCGACCGCGAAAGCTACGGGCCCGGCGATACCGCGCAATTGCGCCTTATTCCGCGTCGTGCCGGGCGCGTCCTCGTCTCCGTTTTGACCGAACGGGTTATTGCCCTGTCGGCCCATGAGGTGCCCGAGGGCACGAGCGTGATCGCGCTGCCGGTGACCGAGGAATGGGGCACCGGCGCCTATGTGACCGCGGAACTTCTAAGCCCGCTCGATGAGGCCGAGGGGCGCAATCCCACCCGCGCGCTGGGGCTCGCCCATGCCTCCGTCGCCCCGGGCGCACGGCAGCTCGATGTCAGTATCGACGCGGTTGCGGAGGCCATGCCGCGCGGGCCGCTCGATGTCACGGTCCGCGTGCCAAACGCGGGCGCAGGGGCGGCCCATGTCACCCTTGCCGCCGTGGATCAGGGCATTCTGAACCTGACAGGCTTCGAGACGCCGGATCCCGCCGGGCATTACTTCGGGCAGAAACGGCTCGGGGTCGAGATCCGCGACCTCTACGGACGTCTGATCGACGGGCAAACCGGCGCGCTGGGGCGCATCCGCTCCGGCGGGGACGCGATGGGCCGGATGGAGGCGCAAAGCCCCCCGCCGACCGAAGCGTTGCTGGCGTTTTTCGAAGGTCCGCTATCGCTCGACGAGGCCGGAGAGGCGCGCGTCACGCTGGATCTGCCCACCTTCAACGGGGAAGTGCGGCTGATGGCGTTGGCCTGGACCGATACGGCCGTGGGTGCGGCCGAGGCCGAGGTTCTCGTGCGGGATCCGGTCGTTCTGCAAGCAGCGCTGCCCCGCTTCCTGGCGCCTGGGGATGCGGCGCGCCTTTCCCTCGATCTGACCCATGCCACGGGACCGGCAGGCGACATCACGCTGGCTGTCACCGCACCTGGTCTGGAGATCGACACGAGCGCCCTCCCCGCCGCGGTCACGTTGTCCGAAGGCGCGACCCGGCGGGTCAGCCTGCCTCTGTCGGCCGGAGCGCCTGGCGATCACGAGATCACCGTCACGATGACGACGCCGGATGGCACGCGGCTTGTGAAGACCCTCGCCCTTGGCGTGCGCCGGAACGATCCCGTCACATCGGAGACGCGGCGCATCACGCTGGGCGCGGGCGAAAGCTTCATCCTCGATGATGCGCTGTTCGCCGGGTATACCGGACAGCCCGAGCTGCTGGTCTCCGCAGGCGCATTCGCGCGGTTCGATGTGCCGGGGCTTTTGCGCGGGCTCGACCGCTATCCCTATGGCTGCACGGAACAGGTCACATCGCAGGCCATGCCGCTTTTGTCGCTGGGACCGGTGGCAGACAGCCTCGACATGGTTCCGCCAGAGGGGCTCAATGCCAAGATCGGCGCGGCGATCGAGACTATCCTGGCGCGGCAGGCCCCGAACGGGGCGTTCGGTCTGTGGCGCGCGGGATCGGGGGATGGCTTCCTTGACGCCTATGTGACCGATTTCCTGTCGCGCGCCCGCAGCGCGGGGCATGACGTGCCGGAGCGCGCCTTCGAATCCGCACTCGACAACCTGTCCAACCGCATCGCCTATGCGCCCGATTTCGACCGGGGCGGCACGGATATTGCCTATGCGCTTTACGTGCTGGCCCAGGAAGGACGCGCCTCCATGGGTGATCTGCGCTACTATGCCGACGAGAAGGGCGATGCGCTGGCCACACCGACGGCGCAAGCGCAGCTTGGCGCAGCGCTTGCAGCCTATGGAGATCAGCCGCGCGCGGATCGCCTGTTCAGCCTTGCCGCAGCACGGATTGCAGCGGTTGCCACGCCGGAGCGCGGCGGCAGGCGGGACGATTACGGCTCGACCCTGCGCGACACCGCCGCCTTCGTGACCCTGGCGCGCGGGGCCGGGAGCACGGCGCTGGACTTGGACGCGCTGACCAACAGGCTCGCAACGCCGGGCCGCCCCCTGTCGACGCAGGAAAGCGCCTGGACACTGGCCGCCGCCGAGGCGCTTGTCGCGGATCCCGTTGCCTCGGGCCTTTTTGCGGATGGTGCGCCGGTCGAAGGCCCCTACCTGCGCCGCCGTGCGCCCGGGCTTCCCGCACAAGTCCTGACGACGGAACGGGCGACACTTCTGACCCTCACAACGCTCGGCGTGCCCGAGGTGGCGCCCCCGGCGGGCGGCTATGGATATGCGTTGGAGCGGGCCTATTACCGCCTCGACGGCACGCCCCTGACAGGACAGGTCGCGCAGGGCGACCGGCTGGTCGCGGTCCTGACCATTCGTCCGGCCGAGGAGACGCCTGCGCGGTTGATCGTCGATGATCCGCTGCCCGCAGGGTTCGAGATCGACAACCCCGCGCTTCTGCGTGCCGGTGACATCGCGGCCCTCGACTGGCTTCAGACCGCCGAGACGGAGAGCGCCGAATTCCGCACCGACCGTTTCATCGCGGCTATGGATTGGCAGGGCGCGGAGCCATTCCGCCTGGCCTATATGGTGCGCGCGGTCTCGCCCGGGGACTTTCACCATCCCGCGGCGCTGGTCGAAGACATGTACCGCCCGGAATATCGCGCCGTGACCGCGACGGGCCGCATGTCGGTCGCCGAGTAG
- a CDS encoding TRAP transporter large permease gives MSNLELGFLSFPVLLLMIFLRAPIGLAMLLCGMGGLWLVIGTPNMFLSKLKSETYSTFSSYSLTIIPMFLLMGQFATLSGMSQSLFRAAESWLGHRKGGVAMSAVGACAGFGAICGSSLATAATMSRVALPELKRYGYSGGFSTATLAAGGTLGILIPPSVILVIYAILTEQNIAKLFLAAFIPGILAAIGYILTISIYVRVHPDAAGSRDPVPMAERMRALAQVWPVLLVFLLVVGGIYLGWFTPTEGAAVGAAGTGIAALFSGNLTWGVFRESIIQTATATAMIFFIVLGAGFYNSFLALSQVPQELSNWVVGQGFAPMTVLLMILLFYLVFGCLMDSLSMILLTIPIFFPVISILDFGMSAEHMAIWFGILVLIVVEVGLITPPVGMNLFIINSMDRETPMSATYRAVMWFVSSDLIRVGLLVAFPSITLFLLGD, from the coding sequence TTGAGCAATCTCGAACTGGGATTCCTGAGCTTTCCCGTCCTCCTGCTGATGATCTTCCTGCGCGCGCCCATCGGGCTTGCGATGCTGCTCTGCGGGATGGGCGGGCTATGGCTGGTGATCGGCACGCCGAACATGTTCCTGTCCAAGCTCAAATCCGAGACCTATTCGACCTTCTCCAGCTACTCGCTGACGATCATCCCGATGTTCCTCCTGATGGGGCAATTCGCGACCCTGTCGGGCATGTCGCAATCGCTGTTCCGCGCGGCTGAATCGTGGCTTGGCCACCGCAAGGGCGGGGTCGCCATGTCCGCTGTCGGCGCCTGCGCGGGCTTCGGCGCGATCTGCGGCTCCTCGCTTGCCACGGCGGCCACGATGAGCCGCGTCGCCCTGCCCGAACTAAAGCGCTACGGCTATTCCGGGGGCTTTTCGACGGCAACGCTCGCGGCGGGCGGCACGCTCGGCATCCTGATCCCACCCTCGGTGATCCTGGTGATCTACGCGATCCTGACCGAGCAGAACATCGCCAAGCTGTTCCTCGCGGCCTTCATCCCCGGCATCCTCGCGGCCATCGGCTACATCCTGACGATCTCGATCTATGTGCGGGTCCATCCCGATGCGGCGGGCTCGCGCGACCCGGTGCCCATGGCCGAGCGCATGCGCGCGCTGGCACAGGTCTGGCCGGTGCTTCTGGTCTTCCTGCTGGTCGTCGGCGGTATCTATCTGGGCTGGTTCACCCCGACGGAAGGGGCCGCGGTGGGGGCTGCGGGCACCGGCATTGCCGCGCTCTTCTCGGGCAACCTCACATGGGGCGTCTTCCGCGAAAGCATCATCCAGACCGCCACCGCGACGGCGATGATCTTCTTCATCGTGCTGGGCGCAGGCTTTTACAATTCGTTCCTCGCGCTGAGCCAAGTACCGCAGGAATTGTCGAACTGGGTCGTGGGACAGGGCTTCGCGCCGATGACCGTGCTGCTGATGATCCTGCTCTTCTACCTCGTTTTCGGGTGCCTGATGGACAGCCTGTCGATGATCCTGCTGACCATTCCGATCTTCTTTCCGGTGATCTCGATCCTCGATTTCGGCATGTCCGCGGAGCATATGGCGATCTGGTTCGGCATCCTCGTGCTCATTGTGGTGGAGGTTGGGCTGATCACGCCACCGGTCGGCATGAACCTCTTCATCATCAACTCGATGGACCGCGAAACGCCGATGTCGGCCACCTATCGCGCGGTGATGTGGTTCGTCTCCTCGGACCTCATCCGCGTCGGTCTTCTGGTGGCCTTCCCCTCCATCACGCTCTTCCTGCTCGGGGATTGA